Part of the Marinitoga hydrogenitolerans DSM 16785 genome, CCAACATGTCTTGCAAATTCTATAACCATAACTTGCATACCTAAACAAATACCTAAAATAGGGATTTTGTTTTCTCTAGCTATTTTTACAGATTTAATTTTTCCTTCAATTCCTCTTTTACCAAATCCGCCAGGAATAATAATTCCATCATATTTAGATAGTAACTCTTTAGCTTCTTCTTCATTTAAATCTTCTATAAGTTGTGAATCAATTAAATCAGGTTTTTCAGCACCGCTTAAAAATATACTTTCAATGATACTTTTATATGCATCATCAGTTCCAAGATATTTTCCAATCATAGCAATTTTTAGTGGAGAAAAAGTTTTTGGGTAATTCCAATTTAAATGATTACTAATTTCAAGATTCAGTTTTTCTGCAATAATAGTTTGTATTCCAATATTAAATAATTTTTCTGGAACTTCATAAACATTTTCAGCATCAGGTAAATTAATTACATATTTTCTATTTACTCCAGCAAATAAAGCAATTTTATCTAAGCTATTTGAGTCTATACTTTTTTCAGTCCTAATAATCAGCATGTTTGGGTGAATACCTATTTTTCTTAATAGTTGAACAGATTGTTGTGTAGGTTTAGTTTTAAATTCATTTGTTACATTTAAGTAAGGAACAAACGTAACGTGGATAAAAAAGAAGGTTTCAATACCTTCTTCTAAAGATAATTCCCTCACAGCTTCTAAAAATATTTCACCTTCAATATCTCCAACTGTCCCTCCAATCTCAATCATTAACAAATCTGTATCAATATATTTTATTTTATTTTTAATTTCTTCAGTTACATGAGGAACCATTTGAACAGTTGCACCAAGATATTTTCCTTCTCTTTCTTTTTCAATAATACTTTTAAATATTTGCCCGGCAGTTATATTATTATATCGTTTCATGTCTATCCCTAAAAATCTTTCATAATGTCCCAGATCTAAGTCTGCTTCATAACCATCGTCAGTAACAAAAACTTCTCCATGTTGATTAGGATTCATTGTGCCAGCATCAACATTTAAATAAGGATCGATTTTTAAAGATGTAATATTTATGCCACAATCTTTTAAAATTCGTCCAATTGAAGCAGAAACTATACCTTTTCCAATTCCGCTTAAAACACCACCAGTAACAACGATATATTTTTTCGCCATTTCACTAACCTCCTCAATTCAAAATTAAAATAAAATAAGGGAAGCGAAAGCTTCCCTTATAAAGGTCATTATTCTTCTTCTATATTTAATTTTTCGGCTAACGAATTTACAACATCTTCGACAGTTTTGATGTTTTCTAGTTCCTCATCTTCAATTGTAACACCTAGTTCTGATTCAAAAGCCATTGTTAAATCAACAAGCTCTAAGGAATCAGCATCTAAATCATCTGTAAATGAAGCGTCTAAAGTAACATCTTCATCTTCAACATTTAATGTTTCTACTATAATTTCTTTTACTTTTTCAAAAAGTTCGTCTCTTGTCATATTAATACCTCCCTATTAGATTTCACAAGACAGCCATTATTTCATAATTAAAATCGGTATTATTATATTAATAATTTAGCCAGTTGTCAAGTAAAAGTTTTGTGTATTTTTTGTAAAAATTAAAACATTTTTTTAATTTTTTCTATTTCTTCTTTTGTTAGTATGTTTTTTTGAAGTAATTCTTCCATTTTTTTTATTCTACTTACTGTATCTAATTTGGATAATTCTAAATATACATAACTTAAAAATTCATCTTTTGAATTAAAATTTTTAGGATCCAAATTCATAGAATGTGTATCAACTTTTTTGTTATTTATAATATCTTCATTTTTATTATTTTCTTCCAGAATTTTGTAAGTTCCATCTGCAATATATAAAGAATTTGTTTCTTTTATTAAAGATATTAGTAAAAACCATTCATATAAATTAAAGGTTATTATTCTGAGAAACATAACAAAATTTGAATCTCTGTATTTTAGTATGGGTTTGTCAATTAAGTTTTTTTGTATTTCTACATTTTGAATATAAAATTGATCTTTTATTATTTTATTTATTAGTTTGGTATAAGTAAACCATATGAAAAATAAAAATAAAAAGAATAAAAAAGTATCAAAACCAGGTAAAACATATTCTAAATTTTGTAGTTCCTCAACTGAAGAAATTTGATTGTAAAATTTTTCTAGTTGATTTGAGATTTTTATAAAAATAATTGAAAACCCTGCAAAAGAAATTAAATATCCAAAAAGTATTTTTAAAGAATTACCTTCTTTTATTTGTTCTAAAGCAATTAATTCTATGTTTTTAGCTTTAAATAATTTTTTTAATCTTTTTATATGTTCATCTCTGTTTTTTAGTAATATATGATATATAAACATGGTGATAGCAAAACTTAAAGGCCATAAATAAGGTATAATATATATTATCATTCCAATAATTACAATAAAAGGATTTAAAAAAATCATTTAATCACTCCAATAAAGATTTTTCTTTTAAAATTTGTGGAACCCAAAACTTTTCTACTTCAAATTGTTCTCCACTTATCATATTTTTTATAGTAACAGTCTCAGTCTTTAATTCATTTTCACCTATAATTGCAACAAATTTAGCTTTTATTTTGTTTGCATGTTTCATTTGATTTCTAATGCTTCTTTCAGAGAGATTTAAAAATACCTTTAATCCTTCTTTTTTTAAGATTTTAGATAATTTTAACGCTTCAAAATCAGTTTTTTCTCCAGAATAGGCTATATATATATCAATTTTTTCTGGATTTTCAATTTCAATATTTTCTTGTTTTAATGCAAGAATAATTCTTTCCACTCCAACACCAAAACCTATAGCAGGTGTTTCTCTTCCGCCAATTTCTTCAACTAAAGAATTATATCTTCCTCCACCTAAAATAGCAGATTGAGCACCTAAATCCAGATGTTCAATTTCAAAAGCAGTTTTTGTATAATAATCAAGTCCTCGAACTATTTTTGGATCGACTTCATAATTTATATTTAATTCATCTAAATATTTAATAACTTTATTAAAATGAGTTTTACAATCTTCACACAAATGATCTAAAATAACAGGAGCATCTTTAGAATATTTACTATCAACTTTACAATCTAAAAGGCGCATTATATTTGTCTCATATCTTTTTTGACAATCATGGCACATATTAGGTAATAAAGGGTTATAATAGTTTTTTAATGATTCTTTATATTTTGGACGACATTTTTCACACCCTATACTATTAATTTTGATTTTATAATTTTTTAAACCAAAAGCTTTTAATAATTCATCTGCTAAAATTATTATTTCGGCATCTGAAATTGGGGTATCGGTGCCGAATATTTCAACGCCAATTTGATGAAACTGTCTTTGCCTACCAGCTTGAGGTCTTTCATATCTGAACATTGGTCCCATATAATAAAGTTTTATGGGAGATCCAAGATTGATCATTGAATTTTCCACATAAGCTCTTACGACAGGAGCTGTTCCTTCAGGTCTTAATGTAATAGAACGTCCTCCTTTATCCTTGAATGTATACATTTCTTTTTGTACAATATCAGATGTTTCACCTACACTACGTTTAAATAATTCTGTTGATTCAATTATAGGAGTTCTAATTTCTTTAAACCCGTATTTTAAAAATATTTCACGTGCTTTGGATTCTACGAAATACCAATATTTAGTTTCTTCACCAAAAATATCTTGAGTACCTTTTAATCTTTTATACTGCGCCATATATTACCCTTAAAAGGGCTCACCTCCTTCTAATTTAGAAAGATTAATCTGTATTATGTCTTTTATATCCCTAAATATTTTGATAATAGCAAAGAATATTACAAAGAATTCAAGTCTTCCTAAATACATTCCCATTGTTTCAATCCAGATAATACCTAAAGGTGAATTTGGAGTAGTTATTCCGACAGATAAACCAACAGCTGATAATGCTGAAGCATATTCAAATAAAGAATCTTCCATTGAATAACCGTAAGATAATAGAACAAGAACACCTATAGTATATATTAAGAAATACATAAATACAACGGCAATTACATCTTTTAATGTATCATAGGATATTTTCTTTTTAGAAATTCCTTTATAGACTTCTATATGGAAAATACTGCCTTCAGGTTTAAAGTAACTTTTTATTTGATGAATAATAATTTTCCATATTACAAAAATTCTAAATAATTTCAATCCACCTGAAGTGGAATCCATCATACCGCCTAATATCATTAATATTGTCATAATCAAAAGGCCAAAATTATTCCAATTATTAAAAGAAACAGTAGAAAATCCTGTTCCTGTTAAAGCAGAAATAGCCTGGAAGGCAGAGTGACGTAGACCGCCCCAAAATCCGTATAGCATTTTCGTTGTAAAAAATAAAATTAAAGGTATAGATATTATTAATATGAAAAGCATAGTTTTAGGTTCTGGATTCTTTTTAAATAAATCTCTTCTTTTCAATGCAGCATAATGGACACCAAATCCCGTACCTCCTGCAATCATCAAACCCATAATAATAATTTCTGCGTTTATATTATTAAATTCTCCAATACTATTAATTTTTGTGGAAAAACCACCTGTAGCTAAAGCTGTCAGTGTATGGTTAAAAGAGTCAAAAAAAGACAACTTAGCTATAAATTTTAAAAGGATAATTCCAATTATAGCCCATGATATATAAATACCAAATATAATTTTTGCAGAATCTCTTAAATTTGGAACAACGTTATCAGTTCTTCCTTCTGCTTGATACAAACCTACGCCCAATGCTCCAGTTGCAATAACCATAATTAATGCAAAACCAGCTCCGCCAAAGTATTGCATTAAACTGCGCCATAATAGGAAAATTTTTGGTATTTTTGTAACATCAACTAATGTGAGCCCTGTTGTTGTCCAACCACTTGTGGATTCAAAAATTGCTTGATGTATATTTAATATTCCTGAAAAGACAAAAGGTAATGCAGAAAAAAATATCGCCAATGTCCATACTAAAAATATTATTACAATGGCATCTTGAATATTAATAGCGGAAGTTTTAACATTCCAACTAATTAAAATAAAAAAAGTTCCTGTAAAAATGCTAATAAGTCCAGCTTCTAAAAAACTATAAAAAGAATTTAAATCGCGATAAAAAAGAGCTAAAGAGCCAAATAAAATTAATCCAACTCCGAAATATACAAGCATCAATCCAGTATTTTTAAAAATTAATTTATATCTATATTTTAAATTAGTAAGGTATTTTGGCATAATTTCATCCCTTCAAAAGTTTAAGTTTTACTTCTGGAACTTTGTCTTTTAATGAAAAGATAACTAATTTATCTCCAGGAATTATCTCTGTATTACCTTGTGGAACAAAAATTTCATCTTTTCTAATTAACATACTAACAATAGAATTTTCAGGCATATGTAAATCTTTTAGTTTTTTATTTGCAGCAAAATCTTGTTTTTTTATTTTGAATTCTATAATAGCTAATTTATCAGCATAAGGATTAAAGAAACTTAAATTTGTTTGATATTCAATAGAAGCTTCAATTAATTTTTCTATCCAATTTGTAATACTTACAGTTTCAATATGATTTTTAAGAAATAATTTTTCATTTTCTGGATAATTCACAAGGGAAAGAACCCTTATATCCTCATATATTTGTTTAACTAACCAAGAAACAACAAAATTAAGCGCATCATCATTAGATAATGAAATCATTCCGCCTACTCTATTGGGAGCAACGTCAAGAGATTCTAAGAAACTTATTTCTGTAGGGTCATGTAAAATACCTTCTAAATTTGAATAATAAGCTTTTAAAGATAAAATTCTGTTTATATTTTCAATATTAGAAGAAATATAAAATACATTATGTCCTTGATACAATAAATTTCTTACAATTGAATAAGCTATGTTCTCTCCTTCAATTATATAAAAAATTTTATTTTTCATTTTTTAACACCTTCATTTCCAACTAATTCATCAACAGAATGTTCAATTGGACAGAAAATATTCAATCCAGCTTTTTCAAAAATATTTTTTTTATGGGGGTCATTAACCCTTGCAATTATTTCAATATTTTTATTTTTTGATTTATAAAAAGTATTACATGCATTAGCAAGCATAAAATTCAAGTTATCATCTGGAGTAACTATATATATTAAATCAGCTTTTTCAGCCTTTACTTGTTCTAAAATAGCAATATCAGAACTATCAACTACCATCGAAAATCCTGTAAAATTATATTTTTTTAAACGTTCTAATGCGTCAGGAGATTTGTCAACAACAATCACATTATGATCTTTAGAAAATCGTCTAGCTAATTCAGAACCCAATCTTCCACATCCAATAATGATTATATATTTTATTTTATTTTTCATTATTCTGAGCCTCCAGAATTTTAACTATAATATTTTCCAGTTCTTTATCTTTAATAGAATTTTCTGCAAGAGCAAGTGCAGCATTATAATGTTTTTTTAATAAATTAATATTATTTAACTTTTTCCAATATAGATAACCAAGTAAAAAATGTCCCTCATATCTATTAGGATTATCAAATATTAAATTACTTATTTTATCTTCCAGCATGAAAAATTCCAAATTCTCATTTTTGTCAAATTTTATCAATTCATTTCGTAATTTTCTATATTTACTTTCAAAAGTTTCACCTTTAAATATTGATTCAGCTAGCATTATAGAAAATTCCTCTGGAACTATAGGTTTTTCTATCCAGTCCATAGCACCTATTTTAAAAATATTTTTTA contains:
- a CDS encoding CTP synthase; the encoded protein is MAKKYIVVTGGVLSGIGKGIVSASIGRILKDCGINITSLKIDPYLNVDAGTMNPNQHGEVFVTDDGYEADLDLGHYERFLGIDMKRYNNITAGQIFKSIIEKEREGKYLGATVQMVPHVTEEIKNKIKYIDTDLLMIEIGGTVGDIEGEIFLEAVRELSLEEGIETFFFIHVTFVPYLNVTNEFKTKPTQQSVQLLRKIGIHPNMLIIRTEKSIDSNSLDKIALFAGVNRKYVINLPDAENVYEVPEKLFNIGIQTIIAEKLNLEISNHLNWNYPKTFSPLKIAMIGKYLGTDDAYKSIIESIFLSGAEKPDLIDSQLIEDLNEEEAKELLSKYDGIIIPGGFGKRGIEGKIKSVKIARENKIPILGICLGMQVMVIEFARHVGNLKNANSLEFDPKTPYPVIDIMEEQKEILKLGGTMRLGAQKTIILKNSKLYDIYKTDIVFERHRHRYEVNFEKFEDLFAYPENENSENKLIISAKSDFVEAVEIKEHPFFVGVQFHPELKSKVGSPHPIFKSFINKLKELKGLK
- the acpP gene encoding acyl carrier protein, with the protein product MTRDELFEKVKEIIVETLNVEDEDVTLDASFTDDLDADSLELVDLTMAFESELGVTIEDEELENIKTVEDVVNSLAEKLNIEEE
- the hisS gene encoding histidine--tRNA ligase; this encodes MAQYKRLKGTQDIFGEETKYWYFVESKAREIFLKYGFKEIRTPIIESTELFKRSVGETSDIVQKEMYTFKDKGGRSITLRPEGTAPVVRAYVENSMINLGSPIKLYYMGPMFRYERPQAGRQRQFHQIGVEIFGTDTPISDAEIIILADELLKAFGLKNYKIKINSIGCEKCRPKYKESLKNYYNPLLPNMCHDCQKRYETNIMRLLDCKVDSKYSKDAPVILDHLCEDCKTHFNKVIKYLDELNINYEVDPKIVRGLDYYTKTAFEIEHLDLGAQSAILGGGRYNSLVEEIGGRETPAIGFGVGVERIILALKQENIEIENPEKIDIYIAYSGEKTDFEALKLSKILKKEGLKVFLNLSERSIRNQMKHANKIKAKFVAIIGENELKTETVTIKNMISGEQFEVEKFWVPQILKEKSLLE
- a CDS encoding TrkH family potassium uptake protein; this encodes MPKYLTNLKYRYKLIFKNTGLMLVYFGVGLILFGSLALFYRDLNSFYSFLEAGLISIFTGTFFILISWNVKTSAINIQDAIVIIFLVWTLAIFFSALPFVFSGILNIHQAIFESTSGWTTTGLTLVDVTKIPKIFLLWRSLMQYFGGAGFALIMVIATGALGVGLYQAEGRTDNVVPNLRDSAKIIFGIYISWAIIGIILLKFIAKLSFFDSFNHTLTALATGGFSTKINSIGEFNNINAEIIIMGLMIAGGTGFGVHYAALKRRDLFKKNPEPKTMLFILIISIPLILFFTTKMLYGFWGGLRHSAFQAISALTGTGFSTVSFNNWNNFGLLIMTILMILGGMMDSTSGGLKLFRIFVIWKIIIHQIKSYFKPEGSIFHIEVYKGISKKKISYDTLKDVIAVVFMYFLIYTIGVLVLLSYGYSMEDSLFEYASALSAVGLSVGITTPNSPLGIIWIETMGMYLGRLEFFVIFFAIIKIFRDIKDIIQINLSKLEGGEPF
- a CDS encoding potassium channel family protein, which produces MKNKIFYIIEGENIAYSIVRNLLYQGHNVFYISSNIENINRILSLKAYYSNLEGILHDPTEISFLESLDVAPNRVGGMISLSNDDALNFVVSWLVKQIYEDIRVLSLVNYPENEKLFLKNHIETVSITNWIEKLIEASIEYQTNLSFFNPYADKLAIIEFKIKKQDFAANKKLKDLHMPENSIVSMLIRKDEIFVPQGNTEIIPGDKLVIFSLKDKVPEVKLKLLKG
- a CDS encoding NAD(P)-binding protein, whose translation is MKNKIKYIIIIGCGRLGSELARRFSKDHNVIVVDKSPDALERLKKYNFTGFSMVVDSSDIAILEQVKAEKADLIYIVTPDDNLNFMLANACNTFYKSKNKNIEIIARVNDPHKKNIFEKAGLNIFCPIEHSVDELVGNEGVKK
- a CDS encoding response regulator, coding for MHKILIIDDSPEIVILYEKMIDNYLQNVDYINTVIYTLNELKDFLNNEDNFKEKYSLIISEIELHGENITDYLEILKTYQPRTPLYIVSNKMNLNSIKNIFKIGAMDWIEKPIVPEEFSIMLAESIFKGETFESKYRKLRNELIKFDKNENLEFFMLEDKISNLIFDNPNRYEGHFLLGYLYWKKLNNINLLKKHYNAALALAENSIKDKELENIIVKILEAQNNEK